A window of the Lactuca sativa cultivar Salinas chromosome 5, Lsat_Salinas_v11, whole genome shotgun sequence genome harbors these coding sequences:
- the LOC111886595 gene encoding uncharacterized protein LOC111886595, giving the protein MFKLAQESAMKDVEQVFGVLKQKWHIIKHPARTWDREKLRTMLTACVILHNTIIEEKDRAICSYTTNDILNPPALIPVSSAAYFSRVLEIQNRETQHNLRHDLTEYIRERQFQGQNDSEDEDDDDGDGEEDDGGER; this is encoded by the coding sequence ATGTTCAAGTTAGCACAAGAATCTGCAATGAAGGATGTAGAACAGGTGTTTGGAGTCCTCAAACAAAAGTGGCACATAATCAAACATCCGGCACGAACATGGGACAGAGAAAAATTGAGGACAATGTTGACTGCTtgtgttattttacataacacGATAATAGAAGAAAAGGATAGGGCTATTTGCTCATATACCACAAACGATATACTTAATCCACCAGCATTAATACCAGTTAGCAGCGCGGCATACTTCTCAAGAGTTTTGGAAATACAAAACCGTGAAACACAACACAATCTACGACATGATTTGACCGAATACATACGAGAAAGACAATTTCAAGGGCAAAATGACAGTGAAGACGAGGATGATGACGATGGTGACGGTGAAGAGGATGATGGCGGTGAACGATGA